One genomic window of Roseobacter ponti includes the following:
- a CDS encoding type II and III secretion system protein family protein, with protein sequence MKNNGILKAALLGLAISVSPVAFTGTGSATADTLRVIAKETNSSLNVSMNRAVVVESEIPFAELSIANPGIADISSLSDRSIYVLGKAPGITTLTLLDAAGQLITNVEVRVAPDVTEFKERLQQILPGERIEVRTANDGIVLSGLVSSSQKLSRALELANRYAPDRVSNLMTVGGVQQVQLKVRFAEMNRTVSKSLGASIGINGTDGSFLGVGGVSGGAPAGALNVGFSLGSVEVGVLLEALERKGAVRTLAEPNLVALSGQEANFLAGGEYPVPVAQDNDTISVEFKPFGIELNFVPRVVDGDTINLQLAAAVSSIDTANGISLANGISIDAFTRRETSTTVEMDDGESFAIAGLLQDDFTDSATQVPWLGDVPVLGALFRSADYQRSQTELVIIITAHLVSPTRGEALALSTDRIRAPSEADLFLNGRVIRNAGAAGEVAKQDFSGSYGYVME encoded by the coding sequence ATGAAAAACAACGGAATATTGAAAGCGGCCCTTCTCGGGCTGGCCATCAGTGTTAGTCCGGTTGCTTTCACGGGTACAGGATCAGCAACTGCTGATACTCTGCGCGTGATTGCGAAGGAAACTAACTCTTCACTTAACGTATCCATGAACCGGGCGGTTGTTGTTGAAAGCGAGATTCCTTTCGCTGAACTCAGCATCGCAAACCCGGGTATCGCAGACATCTCGTCGCTTTCGGATCGCAGCATCTATGTTCTGGGCAAAGCGCCCGGGATCACGACGCTGACGCTTCTGGACGCTGCGGGACAGCTTATTACCAATGTTGAAGTCCGGGTCGCCCCGGATGTGACCGAGTTCAAAGAGCGTCTCCAGCAGATCCTTCCCGGAGAGCGCATCGAAGTACGCACAGCAAACGACGGCATCGTGCTGTCGGGTCTTGTGTCCAGCAGCCAGAAGCTCTCACGGGCCCTGGAACTGGCAAACCGCTATGCGCCTGACCGCGTCTCCAACCTGATGACGGTTGGCGGTGTTCAGCAGGTGCAGCTTAAGGTCCGCTTTGCTGAAATGAACCGCACGGTGTCGAAATCGCTCGGCGCATCGATCGGTATCAACGGCACAGACGGCAGCTTCCTCGGTGTGGGTGGCGTCTCCGGTGGTGCTCCCGCGGGTGCACTGAACGTAGGCTTCAGCCTCGGATCCGTCGAAGTCGGCGTCCTGCTTGAAGCTCTGGAGCGTAAAGGTGCTGTTCGCACCCTTGCGGAGCCAAACCTGGTAGCACTCTCGGGTCAGGAAGCCAACTTCCTCGCCGGTGGTGAATATCCGGTACCGGTCGCTCAGGACAACGACACAATCTCGGTTGAATTCAAGCCCTTCGGTATTGAGCTCAACTTTGTGCCCCGCGTCGTGGACGGCGATACCATCAACCTGCAGTTGGCGGCTGCGGTGTCTTCTATCGACACGGCAAACGGCATCTCACTGGCAAACGGCATCTCGATCGACGCCTTCACCCGCCGCGAAACCTCGACCACGGTTGAGATGGACGACGGGGAAAGCTTTGCGATTGCGGGCCTTCTTCAGGATGACTTCACCGACTCTGCAACGCAGGTTCCGTGGCTGGGCGATGTGCCTGTCCTTGGTGCCCTGTTCCGCAGCGCCGACTATCAGCGCTCACAGACTGAGCTGGTGATCATCATCACAGCCCATCTTGTGTCGCCGACACGTGGTGAAGCACTGGCACTGTCAACTGACCGGATCCGTGCACCCAGCGAAGCAGACCTGTTTCTCAATGGCCGCGTCATTCGCAATGCCGGCGCAGCAGGTGAAGTTGCCAAGCAGGACTTCAGCGGTTCCTACGGCTACGTGATGGAGTGA